In Pyrus communis chromosome 15, drPyrComm1.1, whole genome shotgun sequence, the genomic stretch ATGATGTTAACGGGGAGCTGTAGAGCAACAAGAGTAACCAGCACGAGCTCAGGTGGAGCTTTCACCGTTGCGGAATTACTGTTCATCTCTTACCAAATTGGAACGATACAGAGAAGAGTATGACCCCTGTGTAAGGACGACATGCACAAATCGAGAACAAATATGAATTTAGTGATGACAGTTTTGATTAGTGGAATAAATCCTCAtgattaaaacaaaaatgcacacTCATTACAAGAAAATTCTTCAATTAAGGATTACATTATAATTTATCTCTTCGAAAACCAGTTATatcgaaaaaaataaaacaaactttGCTCAAATGGCGTAATAAATCCTTTTCGTGTTGATAATGGTACTTGTAGGTGTTCGTATTCAACAGGTTAATGTATTGCAGACAAACCCGTACGACGGAGGTCTCTGGTAAGCTCATCTACAAGTCCATTGAGCAGAAGCCTCTCCAAATCTTTCACAACTTCATCTACTTGAATAACTGCAAACATAGTTTCATCCCAACCCATATCCCACATGCAATTCACGTCCGGCTGCCAGTTATGCATATCGTTTTCCAGCATTTTCGGAAGATACGCTTCCACCTCACATTCGTACTTTCCTTTTCTTCCGTAGAACTTCAGTGTCTCGAAATCTTTATGCAGTTGCCTAACCAGCTCATCCAAAGAATGTATTTTGACAAAACTTATCGATGTCTTTGCGCAGTTGGGATGGACATTGAGCTCGTGCCTTCTCCCTTTTCGTTTCATTACTTCATAGCCGCATTCTAATGTGAGCTTGATGTCTACATCCGGGCTGCAGTCGTGTCTGCTGTCGTGAAGAATGCCAAAAGGGATTTCGAGTTTGAAAAGTGCTTCTGCTGTGTTGAGGAAATGATGGCTCTTGATCACTACCTGCTTCAAGTGGTTTTCGCTTTCTGTCAGCGGCTCTTGTTTTCTCAGGTTGAATGCTTTATGGTGCTCCCGTACTTCTGGATAACAAATGTCCAAGCCGGCTTCACGGTTTCCTGCATCTTTTAGAAACCTAATGAGTTCACATTTTGTATAAGATGAGAAAAACTTACCTGCAACTAGATGCCATTGTGAGCTACTTAAGTATTGCCACTTGTTCACATGGTAGTGAGTGATTAGCTTGAAATACTGCCACAATGACATTCCCCGTTGCAGAGAAGTTCTTCTCGTGTAAGATGGGAATTTGAATTGAAAGCAGAGGTTCTACTCACCATTAAGTGTAGTTGATGCAGTTATGCACTCATCATAATCGAAAACAGGTGCTTGATCTTGCTGATCATACTGCATAACCTGCCAATTTGAATTACACAAATTTTGTAACTGAAGACGTATcttttatttggaagttatgaaTTTTCGGATTTTGTATAGATGGACTTACACTTTCATTTGGAAGTAGAGTTTGTGGTTTTTCGAGGCTTCGACATTCAACTTCATTGGGATCAGACAGAGTGGGAGCCTCCAGCTTGGCTTCTTTATGTAGGTTTTGCGTTGAATCTACTGATTGAATGCTTGCTCTTGACTTGTTGGACTTGACGATGCGCGGCTCAGCTTGTTTTAGCCTGCTGGCTCTAACTTTTTCTGTTGCATTCTGGCTACCAAGTTTTTCATGGCTTCTTCTGGTTGCCACTTCATCGATTCTTCGAGGCATTTCGTTTTTATTCACTCTTCTAGATTTTGCCTTCTGCAATGGTGGTGCTGCATGAACAGGTCTCTCCTCCATAGCCAGTGGAGTgccaaatttttcttttgatggTTCAGGATCCAGGTACTTTGGAGAAGAATTGTTCGTGCCAAAATTCAAATCAGAGGAGCTTTTGCTTCTGACCAGATTTTCATGGAATCTGCCATTTGGAACTCCTTTGGGTTGCACTGCACCAGCGACTTCTCTCGTGTTTTTCCTATGTAGTCTAGCTTGGTCTGCAAGTGTCTGCTTCTTATGCAAATCTACTGCTCCTGTTGACTTAGTCCTTGATATGATTTCGCCTCCTCGTTGTTTTCTTGCTGGCAACTTTGGTTGTGGACTCTGCTGCTCCTTCGTCTCTCTTCCACGCTTATCTTCCAGTGTCTCCGTTTTCAAAAACATGGATTGCTGCTGAAGTTCAAGATTGTTCTGTGACTTATGCTGATTTCTCAGGGGAATCTTGTTCCCGGTTTGCTTTTCCGTCTGAACCCTAATTTCCTTGAACTCTGCTTTTCCTTGCGTCACAAGTCTCGCTTCGGAACTGCTATGCACCACAGCTTTATTCGGTTTGACGCTCTGAGTAGTTTTTTGCTGCTTATCTGATTTGATGGTTGCCTTTTCTGATCTCGCTACCGGTTTAAATCCTTCCGGGTCTTTCCATTGCGATGTTCCATCATGAACAACTAACTCAAGGCTGACATTGTTGGGGAGCATGTTTTTTTCTGCTTGCAAAACAAATGTGGTATTAGGCATCAATGGATCCTTGGTCTTAACTCCAGAAATCTTACTCCTTTCGCGCATTGTTTGCTCTCTTGTCCGGCTTTCTGTTTTTGACTTGGAACTCAAGTCTTCATGCACGTTGTGCTTCACGTTTTCCTTTTTCGGAAGCTCATTCAACCCCATTAGTTTTGCAATTACATTTGGAATTCTTTCCTTTTCTGGTTTAGACTCTTTCGATTCTGCTGATGGATTCTTGATGCCGGAGCTATAGCTGACTGACTGCCTCTGAGTAACTGATGGGGAGGAGGTTATTTTCCCTTGCTTTTCGCGGTTGAAGCTACTACCTTCTGTAGTATAAGTCAGAGCTGCAGTCATCTTCTGCATGAACCCCGTCCTTCCAACTTCTTGAATTTTACGCCCGTGTCTCGAACCCTTGTCAAATGAGAACCTTGGCAGATCAATTTGCTTTTGCTCATCTGATTTAACAGCATTATCTTCGTCATCTTCATCCTCATCCAGCAATGTGATCCGATTTTTCCTCTGAGAGTGGACCATGTATTCAGAAGTTTCCTGCAGATTTACGAGCATTCTCAAGGACTCTTCCAAATCCATTGCCCCTTTCATTAACTCCTTCCCAACTTCTATTGAAAATCCATTGACATTAAGACCATTCGAGCATGCTTTTAGGATCTGATTCAATTTATGTGCCCCTCTCGATATTTCTTCGATGTGGAGATGAGAAAGGTTAGGAAATTGGTTACTTGAACCGAAGTACCTATTCATTCTACCTTTTCTTTCCATCTTGCTGAACTCCATGGCTCCCCTCCCAATTTGATTCAAAAATCCTAGCATTGAACTTCTGCTAGATGTATCCGCCCTCCCGAACTTTCCTCCATTTTCAAGTGCAAAAGCCAATGCCATGGAAAGATCTCCCATTTGTTGTGAGCTCCTACCTCCTCTCCCGTAAGCAACAATCTGATTCGAACCATCTTGAATAATCGGCGTTCTGCTACTTCCTCTGGAGCCAATCTGCGGTAATTCGaacgaaaataaaaacatttggaCCAAACGAAGTTCATTCTATTCCGATTCCTCAAATAACTGGAATACAACAATTTCGCGTCATCAGATTACTTACTTTTCCACTGGTTCTTGCATCCCCTCTTCCTCTATAAGCTTGCTTGGAATAAGCATATGCATCTGTATCAacacatgaaaagaaaaaaaaaagaaacgcACATAATTTTTTGCACTGCATATGGAATTGATCAATAAGTACACAAATAAACGTTACTTTAATGAAAGAACACAGACTATCAAGATCGTTGCAAATATGTTCGATCAAGTCACTTTCAGAAAAATTTCAAAGATGAAACAGAAAAACCAAACACTAAGTCCTTTCCCCGATGTGGGATTCACTCTCGAGTCTCGACAAGATGATATATTGGTCTATGATGTTTGCAACATTTGATTTTTTCACCTTACATAAACTTTTTTTGATGCATGATTCCTTGCAGTAAAAAGGACACAAGAAGATTCTTTCCTTCAAAACTGGTTTTGTGCTTATGAATTTATACAGTTCGTGCTGCTTTAACTGTAGCCCTTACTCGTGCTCTATGCTAGTGATGAAGAATTAAACATTTTCCTCATCAAGGACTAATCaatgaaattaataaacatTTAAATGGGGTAGATTAGATTAGAAACTTACCTATTGCCATGGAGTTCGACCGGTTGGAGCTCTGAGACGCACCCATTTTCTCCTTGCGGACGCGAAGATCATCCAACAGCTTCTGCGCAAAATCCGATCGCTTTGCCATGTTTTGCCTGCAGATCACTTGCAGCAATGTTTCAGCTAGAAAATGGTGTTTGGGGCATTAAATTCCTCAAAAAACAGAGAGGTGAGAGGGGAAGCTCAGTTTACATAATTTGTGGGTGGATGGAGGGATCCTTTCAAGGTTTGGTTTAGGTGGCAAGTCTCA encodes the following:
- the LOC137718694 gene encoding uncharacterized protein is translated as MAKRSDFAQKLLDDLRVRKEKMGASQSSNRSNSMAIDAYAYSKQAYRGRGDARTSGKIGSRGSSRTPIIQDGSNQIVAYGRGGRSSQQMGDLSMALAFALENGGKFGRADTSSRSSMLGFLNQIGRGAMEFSKMERKGRMNRYFGSSNQFPNLSHLHIEEISRGAHKLNQILKACSNGLNVNGFSIEVGKELMKGAMDLEESLRMLVNLQETSEYMVHSQRKNRITLLDEDEDDEDNAVKSDEQKQIDLPRFSFDKGSRHGRKIQEVGRTGFMQKMTAALTYTTEGSSFNREKQGKITSSPSVTQRQSVSYSSGIKNPSAESKESKPEKERIPNVIAKLMGLNELPKKENVKHNVHEDLSSKSKTESRTREQTMRERSKISGVKTKDPLMPNTTFVLQAEKNMLPNNVSLELVVHDGTSQWKDPEGFKPVARSEKATIKSDKQQKTTQSVKPNKAVVHSSSEARLVTQGKAEFKEIRVQTEKQTGNKIPLRNQHKSQNNLELQQQSMFLKTETLEDKRGRETKEQQSPQPKLPARKQRGGEIISRTKSTGAVDLHKKQTLADQARLHRKNTREVAGAVQPKGVPNGRFHENLVRSKSSSDLNFGTNNSSPKYLDPEPSKEKFGTPLAMEERPVHAAPPLQKAKSRRVNKNEMPRRIDEVATRRSHEKLGSQNATEKVRASRLKQAEPRIVKSNKSRASIQSVDSTQNLHKEAKLEAPTLSDPNEVECRSLEKPQTLLPNESVMQYDQQDQAPVFDYDECITASTTLNGNREAGLDICYPEVREHHKAFNLRKQEPLTESENHLKQVVIKSHHFLNTAEALFKLEIPFGILHDSRHDCSPDVDIKLTLECGYEVMKRKGRRHELNVHPNCAKTSISFVKIHSLDELVRQLHKDFETLKFYGRKGKYECEVEAYLPKMLENDMHNWQPDVNCMWDMGWDETMFAVIQVDEVVKDLERLLLNGLVDELTRDLRRTGLSAIH